Proteins co-encoded in one bacterium genomic window:
- a CDS encoding radical SAM protein, with the protein MPKRITASLCTRFASLRDFLSLKLTGAYPRPFYVHVEINNTCNLDCVMCPRDRLTRRLTLMDDGLYRSVVRQLAGRGIRVAKLFLFGDPLCHPRLEEMVVYAGEHGVDPIINTNALVLSEERSRKLLDEGLKTIIFSVDGVTPEVFSEVRRGGDLERVRANILRFLELAFNHQPRPTTVMQYAVSNINEHEVDAFRAFWEGKVDRLNFTRVTEYAGIEGLKTYEYKTRERRPCPDTWSKMVILADGTVTTCCLDLNGELGMGDASATPLRELWRSPRWRALRRAHRHLNFSAYPLCDACPMPLLYAANLVDHSADNVL; encoded by the coding sequence ATGCCCAAACGCATAACCGCCTCCCTCTGCACCCGCTTCGCCAGCCTACGCGACTTCCTGTCGCTGAAACTGACCGGTGCGTACCCCCGCCCCTTCTATGTCCACGTCGAGATAAACAACACCTGCAACCTCGACTGCGTGATGTGCCCCCGGGACCGGCTCACCCGCCGGCTGACCCTGATGGATGATGGGCTCTACCGGAGCGTCGTGCGCCAGCTGGCCGGCAGGGGTATTCGCGTCGCCAAACTCTTCCTCTTCGGAGATCCGCTTTGCCACCCGCGCCTGGAAGAGATGGTGGTGTACGCCGGCGAGCACGGCGTGGACCCCATCATCAACACCAACGCCCTGGTCCTCTCCGAGGAGCGCAGCCGGAAGCTCCTCGATGAGGGGCTGAAAACCATCATCTTCTCCGTGGATGGCGTCACCCCGGAAGTTTTTAGCGAAGTGCGGCGGGGGGGCGATTTGGAGCGGGTGCGGGCCAACATCCTCCGCTTCCTCGAACTGGCTTTCAATCATCAGCCCCGCCCCACCACGGTCATGCAGTACGCCGTCTCTAATATCAACGAGCACGAGGTGGACGCCTTCCGGGCCTTCTGGGAGGGGAAGGTGGACCGGCTCAACTTCACCCGCGTCACCGAGTACGCGGGCATCGAGGGGCTCAAAACCTACGAGTACAAGACGCGGGAGCGGCGCCCCTGTCCGGACACCTGGAGCAAGATGGTGATTCTGGCCGACGGCACGGTGACCACCTGTTGCCTGGACCTGAACGGCGAACTGGGGATGGGCGACGCTTCCGCGACGCCGCTCCGGGAGCTCTGGCGCTCGCCCCGCTGGAGAGCCCTCCGTCGGGCCCACCGGCATTTGAACTTTTCCGCCTATCCCCTCTGCGACGCCTGCCCCATGCCGCTTTTATACGCGGCCAACCTGGTGGACCATTCCGCCGACAACGTCCTGTAA